CTGCTACGGAAGAGACAAAACCCTCCGTGAATGAACCGACAAAAATGCCTCCTTTCAAAACAGATGTCCCTTCTTTTCTGCGAGCGCTTGATTAGTTTTTTCCTATCTTATTCATCATAAACTCCTCCTTGTTTATGTGAAACAAAGTCCAAAAGCTCACAAACCGTCAGCAACCCCCGCTGACGGTTTTTTTTGTGTAACGAAAATAGAGAAAAGAACAGGACAATAGCATTTAATTATCCGCATAACAACCAGCAACAATATACTCAGTAAGGCACTCACTTTAGTCACTTATGATAAAGTAACAATTCTCTAACACTTCTCTAACGGAATAAGAGCAGTGTAAGAGATGTGTTACTTAGTCGTTAGATAATGGACTATGTTCCAAGCAGTTACCATATTGCAAGTATTCGAAAGCTTAAATACACCCTATCTACACAAAAGCAAAAGAGTTATGCGTGTATTTGGTGAGGATGGCGCTGCCCTTGTTCTAAATGCTAAAAATGTTCTCCCCCTTTCTTTATTCGGCTCTCTCCCATTTGGCTTAGAACAACAATTCTTGACAATTAAAGGCAATCGGAAATAAAGTGACAATAAGGAAAATTATGAATAAAGAGATAGATGAGCGATGAATACTACTGGCTTAAAAGATGATAACATAGTTGCTCTGGTGGATTGCAACAATTTTTATGTATCCTGTGAACGGGTGTTCAATCCTAAACTAAATAACAAACCAGTAGCTATTTTATCAAATAATGATGGTTGCATCGTTTCTCGCTCGCAAGAAATCAAAGACCTAAAAATTCCTATGGGAGCACCCGGTTTTAAATATGAGGCGCTCATCAATAAAAACGGGGGGACATTGCTTTCTTCCAATTATGCTCTTTATGCTGATATGAGTTCACGCGTGATGGAAGTGCTGGCTATGTTCTCTCCAGACATAGAAATTTACAGTATTGATGAAGCATTTTTGGGGCTTAATGGATTTAACAATAGAGACCTGGAGAACTTTGGCAAAAAGATAAAAAAAACGGTCTTTCAATGGACGGGCATACCTGTCTCGGTGGGAATTTCCAAAACCAAAACCTTGGCAAAAGTGGCAAATCATTTTGTTAAACACTATTCTGCTTATAAAGGTTCGCTCTGTTTACTAATTGATGAACGCATTGGCAAGGCATTGGCAAAGACACCCGTTTCAGAGGTCTGGGGAATTGGACGCCAATATGACAAATTTTTACGCCAGAATAAAATTGAGACAGCTCTGCAATTGCGTGATGCAGATGATAAATTTATCGACCATTATTTAACCTCTACGGGCTTAAAAACGGTTTTGGAATTGCGTGGCTATGCTTGTATTGATCTGGATGATGCGCCCATTTCCAAAAAAAGTATCGTTACTTCTCGTTCTTTTGGTAAACAGGTGTCAGAACTTTCAGAATTACAAGAAGCTGTTTCTGAATATGTTACCAGGGCTGCGGAAAAATTGCGTAAACAAAATTGTGTGGCAGGTCTGCTGATGGTTTTTCTTTCCACAAACCGCTTTAAAGAAGGTCCGCAATACAATAATTCATTGTCCACAACCCTCTTCCCCCCTACTGCTTACACTCCAGACCTGATAGAAAAAGAGTTAGTCATACTGGAAGAACTTTTCTTGCCCGGTTTTGAATTTAAAAAAGCCGGCGTGATGCTGGCGGATATCGTTTCGGAAGAAGATGTCCCCTTAAGCTTTATGGAAGTGAATTATCTGGATGATAAACGCAAAAAACTGATGGAAACAGTTGATAAATTGAACCAAACTTATGGTCAGGACACCCTTTTTTATGCCAGCAACGGTATTAAAAAGGACTGGAAGATGCGCCGCGCAAAACTTTCTCCACACTATACTACAAATTGGAATGACCTTCCAAAAGTGAAATAAAGTGTGGAAGTGCATTAGCTCAAAATGCGGAAGTAAAGGAAAAGGATTATTTGATGCTTTGGACGATAGAAAATAAAACGCAAAGCGAAATAAAAATAAAGCGGTCTCGTTTCGTTTGTACATTGTATCCTCTTCCCCATGCGGAAAATGTAAAAGACCTATTAAATGAACATTGCCGACTTTATGCCACTGCCAATCATCACTGCTATGCTTACATTTATGGTTTGAACAAAGATATAACTTATTATTCCGATGCGGGAGAGCCCTCCGGAACAGCCGGAAAACCTATTCTGAATGCACTTTTGCGTAATAATTTAACAAATATTTTGGCGATCGTAACCCGTTATTTTGGAGGCATAAAATTGGGAGTGAAAGGTCTGATTGATGCCTATGGTGAATCCGTGGAACAAACCATCATGCAAAGCAAATTGATTGAGGCAAAACAGTTAGTATATTTATCCCTCACCTGTGATTATCCTACTTTTGAGACCCTGAAACATATTGTGGAAACTCTGGCGGGTGAAATCAGTCAAGTTATCTGGACAGAAGAAGTTAGCTTTGTTGCATCAATGCCCGCAGAACAAGAACAGACCTTTATGGAAAATATAAATTGCCTTTCGGGCAAATATCGCTTAAATTATTAATATAAACTTTAGAGAGGGGATAATGAAATACCTGATATTAATTATAGTGATTCTGATGAGTGTAATGATGCTCTATGCAAATGACTACTGCATTGTGGAAGTGAAAACCGGTGAAATGCTTAACCTACCGGAACTGGCAAAAAAATTGCAAAAATATGATATCATCTTTTTTGGGGAATATCACGATAACGAAACTCTCCATTACCTCGAAAAAGAACTTTTGCCTTTATTGGAAACCAAAAAAGAACTGATAATATCTATGGAAATGTTTGAACGCGATGTTCAAAGTGATTTGGATGCTTATGTGGAAGGTTGGCTTAGTGAAGAAGAATTCTTGCAGAAAAGTCGCCCTTGGAATAACTATTTAACCGATTATCGTCCGATAATTGAATATGCCAAAGCGAAGAAATTAAGCGTTATCGCAGCAAATATTCCGCGCCCTATTGCCGGAAAAATGGCAAGAATGGGTGATGATTTTATGGACGCTCTCTCTGAGGAAGATAAAAAATGGTTACCCGCTAAAATAACCAACCCCGATGATGATTATAAAAAAGCATTTCTGGCTACTATGGAAGATATGCAATCCCCAATGATGAAGGGCGATCCGGAATGGCAATATAAATCGCAATGTCTGAAAGATGACACAATGGCAGAAAGTATTGTCAATGCTTTGGAAATGAAGCCCAAAGCTCGTATAATTCACTTTAACGGCGATTTTCACAGTAGAAACTTTTTAGGAACCGTCAGCCGAGTGCAAACAATGCTCCCTAAAAAACAAATAGCGGTTATAAGTCCTTCCAGCCGTGAGGACTGGAAAAATGGAACTTTAACCGATGCAGAAAAGAAAGCTGGAACTTTTATCATTCTAATTCCCCAACAAGGAGGTGAACAGTGATCCGCAATCCTATGCATGCCGGAACTTTTTATCCGCGTTTTGAAAAACAACTAAGACGCCAAATTGAGAACTGGATTGGTAATGCTACCCCCCCTATTGCCTCTGAACGCAGTTTGGGATTGATTCTTCCGCATGCCGGTTATATGTATTCAGGTGAATGTGCTACGCTGGGAATGTTCAGTATTTCCCACGAAAATATTGATTCTTTCATAATTCTGCATCCCAGCCATCAATCCAACTATTTTGATTTTAGCGTTTCTCCTTATCAAGAATATTTGACTCCTCTGGGAATGATGGCTTTAGACACTGAGCTATATAATAAAATTGCTCCCAGTGCAGATCAAAATATTCCGCTGATTTTACACCAAGAAGAGCATTCTATGGAAATTCAGCTGCCTCTGGTAAACTACTTTTTCCCCCAGGCAAAAATATTGCCTATTATGTTCGGTAACCAGATTCCTGCCGTCTCTAATCGCCTTGCGGAATTGCTATATGAAACAATTTATAGCTCTACGAAAAGAATTGTGGTTCTCTGCTCTTCTGATTTATCACATTATCATCGTGCCAAAACAGCCGAACAAATGGACGGTATTTTGGTGAATGATGTTACCTCTCTTGAACCTGAGCAGTTATGGCAAGATACTATAAATGGCAATAGTGAGGCATGTGGAATTGGCGGAATACTCACTATGTTATATTATGGAAAACTATGCTCAAATGCTAAAATGAGAGTAATTCAAT
This genomic interval from Candidatus Cloacimonas sp. contains the following:
- a CDS encoding Y-family DNA polymerase; translation: MNTTGLKDDNIVALVDCNNFYVSCERVFNPKLNNKPVAILSNNDGCIVSRSQEIKDLKIPMGAPGFKYEALINKNGGTLLSSNYALYADMSSRVMEVLAMFSPDIEIYSIDEAFLGLNGFNNRDLENFGKKIKKTVFQWTGIPVSVGISKTKTLAKVANHFVKHYSAYKGSLCLLIDERIGKALAKTPVSEVWGIGRQYDKFLRQNKIETALQLRDADDKFIDHYLTSTGLKTVLELRGYACIDLDDAPISKKSIVTSRSFGKQVSELSELQEAVSEYVTRAAEKLRKQNCVAGLLMVFLSTNRFKEGPQYNNSLSTTLFPPTAYTPDLIEKELVILEELFLPGFEFKKAGVMLADIVSEEDVPLSFMEVNYLDDKRKKLMETVDKLNQTYGQDTLFYASNGIKKDWKMRRAKLSPHYTTNWNDLPKVK
- a CDS encoding YigZ family protein; the protein is MLWTIENKTQSEIKIKRSRFVCTLYPLPHAENVKDLLNEHCRLYATANHHCYAYIYGLNKDITYYSDAGEPSGTAGKPILNALLRNNLTNILAIVTRYFGGIKLGVKGLIDAYGESVEQTIMQSKLIEAKQLVYLSLTCDYPTFETLKHIVETLAGEISQVIWTEEVSFVASMPAEQEQTFMENINCLSGKYRLNY
- a CDS encoding ChaN family lipoprotein; the encoded protein is MKYLILIIVILMSVMMLYANDYCIVEVKTGEMLNLPELAKKLQKYDIIFFGEYHDNETLHYLEKELLPLLETKKELIISMEMFERDVQSDLDAYVEGWLSEEEFLQKSRPWNNYLTDYRPIIEYAKAKKLSVIAANIPRPIAGKMARMGDDFMDALSEEDKKWLPAKITNPDDDYKKAFLATMEDMQSPMMKGDPEWQYKSQCLKDDTMAESIVNALEMKPKARIIHFNGDFHSRNFLGTVSRVQTMLPKKQIAVISPSSREDWKNGTLTDAEKKAGTFIILIPQQGGEQ
- the amrB gene encoding AmmeMemoRadiSam system protein B; translated protein: MIRNPMHAGTFYPRFEKQLRRQIENWIGNATPPIASERSLGLILPHAGYMYSGECATLGMFSISHENIDSFIILHPSHQSNYFDFSVSPYQEYLTPLGMMALDTELYNKIAPSADQNIPLILHQEEHSMEIQLPLVNYFFPQAKILPIMFGNQIPAVSNRLAELLYETIYSSTKRIVVLCSSDLSHYHRAKTAEQMDGILVNDVTSLEPEQLWQDTINGNSEACGIGGILTMLYYGKLCSNAKMRVIQYTHSGIISGNDTQVVGYLSAKMYI